In the Deltaproteobacteria bacterium genome, one interval contains:
- a CDS encoding efflux RND transporter permease subunit, translated as MSLTKFSINNGILVNLLTLLILGVGIYSVSTMNRDVFPNIEFDRVIIQTRYPGATAAQIEKLITLPIEKELKEVDDIKKTSSVSAEGISIINLTLEPDASDKSKIINNIQRAVDRVEDLPSDLEDKPVVQEITTKGDPLAEISIAGEVDPKILRQEVSFLETILLDMKGISSIQRKGYRDPEFSVYVDPEKLKLYHVSLNEVVQVLKKTNVNVPGGRVVEGGKEHLLRVSGEFETQVEIENIVLRSNDAGYSIKIKDVAQVSFGFEENNYPLRTNGREATNLLIIKRSSYDAIRLMDEVKLKLAEYSKRKPAGIQVSVHNDMTYFVKRRLNVLLNNGTYGLIFLLIPLIFFLSKRAALSALFGMAIAFLGTLALMKMTGLSINLLSMFGLIMVSGMLVDEDLVMAENIQRHLESGKNYQDAVLHGSAEVTRPIMATVLTTITAFVPLLMMSDLTGKFVRQIPLIITLALSVSLVEALFILPNHMLELSKWAKGKVVEVKRSRVMSFLDRSYGKYLSAIANLKKTAVFLSVGAVLLTGFLLVVGSRVIPYVHFPTGGVDRFFVRVELEQGAPVEKTMEKLKEIEALLAALPSTEVEDFVTEGGIVQLHPRDDLTQREPYLGQIMVHLVPEVDRKRSSIEIIQALREQTDKLTGFKKISFDEVVHNPSRKRPVELKFKGDDLNRLIQASSIGIQELQKLTGVLDVKRDFDIGNQELKAILSQDSLSQAGLSFEDVAIAVRTAMEGNVATHIREGDEDIDVVVRFPETERKKASTLENIFVANAKGNLIPLKSLGAFQTGQIFSAIKHEDRQRVITVSANVDISTTTPIAVNRKMEAELQKIQSQFPGVLVEFGGELEDIQESMGQLTKAFLVALFLIFVIIAATLRSVVQPFMIMFTIPLGVVGIYFAFFSHGLNLNFLAMLGLVGMAGVVVDSAILIVEFFNRQLAKGATFKDALLQGCRLRLRPAILTTLTTVLGTMPTAYGLGGSDPFVRPMALAMSWGLTLGTLFSFLLIPLFLVAQHALFPFEKRLNLQKSP; from the coding sequence GTGTCACTGACGAAGTTCTCCATTAATAATGGTATCTTGGTTAATCTCTTGACCCTCCTAATTTTGGGGGTTGGGATTTATTCCGTTTCAACCATGAATCGGGATGTGTTTCCCAATATTGAATTTGATCGGGTGATTATTCAAACTCGCTACCCCGGAGCCACTGCCGCTCAAATTGAAAAACTCATCACCCTACCGATCGAAAAAGAATTAAAAGAGGTTGATGACATTAAAAAGACCAGTTCGGTTTCGGCAGAAGGTATTTCAATTATCAATCTTACCCTTGAGCCCGATGCCTCGGATAAAAGCAAAATTATTAATAATATTCAGCGGGCCGTTGATCGTGTCGAAGACTTGCCAAGCGACCTAGAAGATAAACCCGTAGTTCAAGAAATTACCACCAAGGGCGACCCTTTGGCAGAAATTTCTATTGCGGGAGAAGTAGATCCAAAAATTTTACGGCAAGAAGTGAGTTTTTTAGAAACCATATTACTCGATATGAAGGGTATTTCTTCGATTCAACGTAAAGGTTACCGAGATCCTGAATTTTCTGTTTATGTCGATCCTGAAAAATTAAAGCTTTACCATGTTTCGTTGAATGAAGTGGTGCAGGTATTGAAAAAGACCAATGTCAATGTGCCAGGGGGCAGGGTGGTAGAAGGGGGTAAAGAGCATTTATTGCGTGTTTCGGGTGAATTTGAAACCCAGGTTGAAATTGAAAATATTGTGTTGCGCAGTAACGATGCGGGCTATTCCATTAAGATCAAAGATGTCGCACAAGTGAGTTTTGGGTTTGAAGAAAATAATTATCCTTTACGTACCAACGGGCGTGAGGCCACCAATCTTCTCATCATCAAACGTAGTAGTTACGATGCTATTCGTCTCATGGATGAAGTGAAGCTTAAACTTGCTGAATATTCCAAACGTAAACCAGCGGGCATTCAGGTGAGTGTACACAACGACATGACTTATTTTGTCAAACGTCGGCTCAATGTGTTGTTAAATAATGGCACCTACGGTTTGATTTTTTTATTGATCCCTTTAATTTTTTTCCTATCCAAACGTGCAGCGCTCAGTGCCTTGTTTGGAATGGCCATTGCTTTCTTGGGCACCTTAGCTCTGATGAAAATGACGGGGCTTTCCATTAATTTACTTTCTATGTTTGGGCTTATTATGGTGTCGGGTATGCTGGTAGATGAAGACCTGGTGATGGCCGAGAACATTCAGCGGCATTTAGAATCGGGTAAAAATTATCAGGATGCTGTGCTGCACGGTTCTGCAGAAGTGACTCGCCCCATCATGGCGACGGTTTTAACAACGATTACCGCTTTTGTTCCTCTTTTGATGATGTCTGATTTAACGGGTAAATTTGTGCGGCAAATTCCCCTGATTATCACCTTAGCGTTGAGTGTTTCTTTAGTAGAGGCGCTATTTATTTTGCCCAACCACATGCTTGAACTTTCTAAGTGGGCGAAGGGCAAGGTCGTTGAAGTTAAACGCTCCAGAGTGATGTCATTCCTTGATCGCAGCTATGGCAAGTATTTATCTGCCATTGCCAATTTGAAAAAAACGGCCGTTTTTTTAAGTGTAGGGGCTGTTTTGCTTACCGGTTTTCTTTTAGTGGTTGGTTCTCGAGTCATTCCTTATGTTCACTTTCCGACCGGTGGGGTCGACCGATTTTTTGTTCGCGTTGAACTTGAACAAGGTGCGCCGGTAGAAAAAACCATGGAGAAATTAAAAGAAATTGAAGCACTCCTAGCAGCCCTGCCTTCCACCGAAGTTGAAGATTTTGTCACCGAAGGGGGGATTGTGCAACTTCATCCGCGCGATGATCTCACCCAGCGCGAACCTTACCTCGGGCAAATCATGGTGCATTTAGTCCCCGAGGTCGATCGCAAGCGCAGTTCAATAGAAATTATTCAGGCCCTACGAGAACAAACCGATAAACTTACCGGATTCAAAAAGATTTCTTTTGATGAAGTGGTGCATAACCCCAGCCGCAAACGGCCGGTAGAACTTAAGTTTAAGGGCGACGATTTAAACAGGTTGATTCAGGCCAGTAGCATTGGCATCCAAGAGCTGCAAAAGCTCACCGGCGTTTTAGATGTGAAAAGAGATTTTGATATTGGCAATCAAGAACTTAAAGCTATCTTAAGCCAAGATAGTTTAAGCCAGGCAGGGCTTAGCTTTGAAGATGTGGCCATAGCGGTGCGGACCGCCATGGAAGGTAATGTGGCGACGCATATTCGAGAAGGTGATGAAGATATTGATGTTGTGGTGCGATTCCCTGAAACCGAACGTAAAAAAGCCAGCACCTTGGAGAATATTTTTGTGGCAAATGCTAAAGGGAATTTGATTCCACTTAAATCCCTAGGGGCTTTTCAAACGGGCCAAATTTTTTCAGCGATCAAACATGAAGATCGTCAACGGGTTATTACGGTATCGGCCAATGTCGATATTTCAACAACCACTCCCATTGCTGTGAATCGAAAGATGGAGGCCGAACTGCAAAAAATTCAAAGCCAATTTCCAGGGGTGCTTGTGGAATTTGGGGGTGAGCTTGAAGATATTCAAGAAAGTATGGGCCAACTAACCAAGGCCTTTCTCGTGGCTCTCTTTCTCATCTTTGTGATTATTGCTGCAACCCTACGCTCGGTGGTTCAACCTTTTATGATTATGTTTACGATTCCTTTAGGGGTGGTGGGGATTTATTTTGCGTTTTTTAGTCATGGGCTTAATCTTAATTTCTTGGCCATGTTGGGGTTGGTGGGGATGGCAGGGGTGGTGGTCGATAGCGCCATCTTAATCGTTGAGTTTTTTAATCGTCAACTGGCGAAGGGGGCTACCTTTAAAGATGCCCTGTTACAAGGCTGTCGGTTGCGTCTGCGGCCGGCCATCCTTACCACCCTTACCACCGTGTTGGGGACTATGCCCACCGCTTATGGGTTGGGGGGCTCCGATCCGTTTGTTCGGCCTATGGCATTGGCTATGAGTTGGGGCTTAACGTTGGGCACGCTTTTTTCGTTTTTGTTGATTCCACTTTTCCTGGTTGCACAGCACGCCCTGTTTCCGTTCGAAAAAAGGTTGAACTTACAAAAAAGCCCCTAA
- a CDS encoding TolC family protein translates to MRQLTFRIGIVHKNPVRIFSLRHFFSLGLIFFSSLPIQAETLKIGEPEIIERVLRDHFQVKIEEINSKIVATGELKAKSVYDTKVTGLASYNIDQGDESSIVFGTDNRALNLNVEASQRFPLGIDSKLSLNHERFSTNSPFYTDSTLHESTVKLETSVPLLKNRMGLLDKNPIEIAKFNTQSATLQKTFKLQAILVKSLQTYWNLMTAYQYLTWAHEYEKIGKNFLETNLQKKSLGLSEDTDVLAAKASVFERHNEVLTAQSYIQAYQLQLKEQLALSQETKLNVKGSLFNTHALKSKAEAKRMALTQRPDFLALEKELAAKKIQVVLEKNKKWPSLDLFGSLELNGIDRKLDKTVGETFDFSHPNWLFGMQFSLSAQNRLAKSELARAELDKARTLLKLKQLEAQIIQEVEDAYRDLNFRRSQISNFAQTVSLHKQKLNLEMAKFLVGRSSTDWVLRYQNEFMQQEKFLLEAWLNYQLGYLKLKLAMGDLIPLEFAGVTDEVLH, encoded by the coding sequence ATGAGGCAATTAACCTTTAGGATAGGCATTGTGCACAAAAACCCGGTTAGAATTTTTAGTTTGAGACATTTTTTCTCCTTGGGGCTGATCTTTTTTTCATCATTACCGATTCAAGCTGAAACTCTAAAAATAGGCGAACCAGAGATTATCGAAAGGGTTTTGCGGGATCATTTTCAGGTCAAAATAGAAGAAATTAATTCTAAGATCGTTGCTACCGGCGAATTGAAAGCCAAAAGTGTTTATGATACTAAGGTGACTGGGCTTGCGTCTTATAATATTGATCAAGGTGATGAGTCTTCAATTGTATTTGGCACTGACAATCGTGCTTTAAATCTGAATGTTGAAGCCAGCCAGCGGTTCCCCCTTGGGATTGATAGCAAACTGTCGCTTAATCACGAGCGCTTTTCGACTAATTCCCCTTTTTATACCGACTCGACTTTGCATGAATCAACCGTGAAGCTAGAAACCTCAGTTCCTTTACTAAAAAATCGCATGGGTTTATTAGACAAAAACCCTATTGAAATAGCCAAATTTAATACTCAAAGTGCTACTTTACAAAAGACCTTTAAGTTACAAGCCATTCTGGTCAAAAGTTTGCAGACTTATTGGAACCTCATGACGGCCTATCAATATTTAACGTGGGCCCATGAGTATGAAAAAATTGGAAAGAATTTTTTAGAAACCAATCTTCAGAAAAAATCTCTCGGGCTTTCCGAAGACACCGATGTGTTAGCGGCCAAGGCCTCGGTTTTTGAACGCCACAACGAAGTGTTAACTGCGCAAAGTTATATTCAGGCTTATCAGTTACAATTAAAAGAGCAATTGGCGTTAAGCCAGGAAACTAAGCTTAATGTGAAGGGGAGTCTTTTCAATACTCATGCACTTAAATCCAAAGCAGAAGCAAAAAGAATGGCCCTTACGCAAAGGCCAGATTTTTTAGCCTTAGAAAAAGAATTGGCTGCCAAAAAAATTCAGGTGGTTTTAGAAAAAAACAAAAAATGGCCCAGCCTCGATTTGTTTGGCTCACTTGAATTAAATGGGATTGATCGCAAATTAGATAAAACCGTGGGCGAGACCTTTGATTTTAGTCATCCTAATTGGCTTTTTGGTATGCAGTTTAGTTTGTCGGCTCAGAACCGCTTGGCAAAAAGCGAACTGGCCCGTGCCGAATTAGACAAGGCCCGAACTCTTTTAAAATTAAAACAGTTAGAGGCACAGATTATCCAAGAAGTTGAAGATGCCTATCGAGATTTGAATTTTAGAAGAAGTCAGATTAGCAATTTTGCCCAAACCGTTAGCCTGCATAAGCAAAAATTAAATTTAGAGATGGCAAAATTTCTGGTGGGGCGTTCTTCAACCGATTGGGTGCTGCGTTACCAAAACGAATTTATGCAACAAGAAAAATTTTTGTTGGAAGCTTGGCTGAATTATCAGCTGGGTTATTTAAAGTTAAAGTTAGCGATGGGAGACCTCATTCCCTTGGAGTTTGCTGGTGTCACTGACGAAGTTCTCCATTAA
- a CDS encoding sigma-70 family RNA polymerase sigma factor: MKHAHSLENPTDSKQSWPDEKLIKGYLKGEMDCFRVIYDRYQQRVFFITRRYFNDGNKAEEVFQEIFLKVIQKLSGYQNTGSFRAWLFKLCRNHCIDVIRSQARKKEVNESNLHSNHDSEDNAGVLDELATVEATMENHTYDQQLAKKLDLALTSLPEEQKEVFLLKERGGLTFEEIAEMIQVSVNTAKSRMRYALKSLRRSLKSKSYVKETLQ, from the coding sequence ATGAAACATGCCCATAGCCTCGAAAACCCAACCGACTCCAAGCAGTCTTGGCCCGACGAAAAATTAATTAAGGGGTATTTAAAAGGAGAGATGGATTGTTTCAGGGTCATTTACGATCGCTATCAGCAACGGGTTTTTTTTATAACCCGTCGCTATTTTAACGATGGCAATAAGGCCGAAGAAGTTTTTCAAGAAATCTTTTTAAAGGTCATTCAAAAACTGTCAGGTTATCAAAACACCGGGTCGTTTCGCGCGTGGCTATTTAAACTTTGCCGCAACCATTGCATTGATGTGATTCGTAGTCAGGCCAGAAAAAAAGAAGTAAATGAGAGTAATCTGCATTCTAATCACGATTCGGAAGACAATGCTGGAGTTTTGGATGAACTGGCAACCGTTGAGGCCACGATGGAAAATCACACCTATGATCAACAACTGGCAAAAAAATTAGACCTGGCCTTAACTAGCCTACCTGAAGAACAAAAAGAGGTTTTTTTGCTTAAAGAAAGGGGCGGCCTGACCTTTGAAGAAATTGCCGAAATGATTCAAGTGTCAGTAAACACGGCCAAGAGTCGCATGCGTTATGCCTTAAAAAGTTTACGCCGTTCACTCAAAAGTAAATCTTACGTTAAGGAAACATTGCAATGA
- a CDS encoding zf-HC2 domain-containing protein, giving the protein MNCQEFEAKIEDLFLGELSGSEEDRMENHIAECSHCEDLWMEHREIQKGIQALAELERPSGITTANILKAANDQITRKKFVLARFLLTFTRPAYAGLFALVLTAGLGIFAHHLGIFSSHKQNEIMLPHMPASSVKELPTTPTTPPKQNVSAPEPDKDRIVKRDEKDLEVVPVTTGTITPSVPVEHALDEKPKAQQEAQKITNTSAPAGLGVVTDHFAEQTDDPQYLQAIDDIDKGNCKRAKKTLKKLLQKNARPEYEQALKKCQ; this is encoded by the coding sequence ATGAATTGCCAAGAATTCGAAGCAAAAATTGAAGATTTATTCTTAGGCGAACTCTCCGGTAGCGAAGAAGATCGCATGGAAAATCATATTGCCGAATGCAGCCATTGCGAAGATTTGTGGATGGAACATCGAGAGATTCAAAAAGGCATTCAAGCCCTGGCCGAATTGGAGCGCCCCAGTGGCATAACCACGGCTAACATTTTAAAAGCCGCTAACGATCAAATCACTCGAAAAAAATTTGTGTTAGCTAGATTTTTATTAACTTTTACTCGGCCGGCTTACGCGGGTTTATTTGCCTTAGTACTCACCGCAGGTCTTGGGATCTTTGCCCATCACTTGGGGATTTTTTCTTCGCACAAACAAAATGAAATCATGCTACCTCATATGCCCGCCTCTTCGGTAAAAGAACTCCCCACTACACCTACTACCCCACCTAAACAAAATGTGAGTGCCCCTGAGCCTGATAAAGATAGAATAGTAAAAAGAGACGAAAAAGATTTAGAGGTCGTCCCTGTTACAACAGGCACGATTACCCCTTCTGTTCCTGTAGAACACGCCCTCGATGAAAAACCGAAGGCACAGCAAGAAGCCCAAAAAATAACCAATACCAGTGCACCTGCAGGGCTTGGTGTTGTCACAGACCACTTTGCAGAACAAACCGATGATCCACAATACCTTCAGGCCATTGACGATATCGACAAGGGAAATTGCAAACGCGCAAAAAAGACTTTAAAAAAACTTTTACAAAAAAACGCCCGCCCCGAATACGAACAAGCCCTTAAAAAATGTCAGTAG
- a CDS encoding DUF4065 domain-containing protein yields MLAKFIREQRKKHNLTQEFLASKLGISRPTYMQVELGERPLKIPEAEKLAELFDIPMENFLHAKGHSVSVEIEKQKKRAKPEKDTIRISIPQERVDKFKQVLFYILKKVGGKPNVGMTVLYKLLYFIDFDYYEKYEEQLMGLVYLKHHHGPTPLLFEDLIIEMVKSSDVEIIKSKFYKYPQTKYLLNPNVEPDLSILNGQEKELIDWELQRLSDLTANQLSDLSHKDVPWLSTETGKPLDYESVFYRTAETSIRNYDHTDNAD; encoded by the coding sequence ATGCTCGCAAAATTTATTCGAGAACAACGCAAAAAGCATAATCTAACTCAGGAGTTTTTAGCTTCTAAGCTAGGGATTTCTCGTCCAACCTATATGCAGGTTGAGCTTGGGGAAAGACCCTTAAAGATTCCTGAAGCTGAAAAATTGGCAGAGCTGTTTGATATTCCCATGGAAAATTTTTTACATGCTAAAGGCCACTCTGTTTCGGTCGAAATTGAAAAACAAAAGAAGCGAGCAAAACCAGAAAAAGACACTATACGTATTAGCATTCCACAGGAGCGGGTTGATAAATTCAAACAAGTTTTGTTCTACATTCTTAAAAAAGTGGGGGGCAAGCCTAATGTTGGCATGACAGTATTATACAAACTTCTTTACTTCATTGATTTTGACTATTACGAAAAATACGAAGAGCAGCTCATGGGGCTGGTTTACCTTAAGCATCATCATGGCCCTACCCCACTTTTATTTGAAGATCTCATTATTGAGATGGTTAAAAGTAGTGATGTGGAAATCATAAAAAGCAAGTTCTATAAATACCCCCAAACCAAATACCTTCTTAATCCAAATGTTGAACCCGATTTAAGCATCTTAAATGGTCAAGAAAAAGAACTCATTGATTGGGAGTTGCAACGACTTTCTGATTTAACGGCCAATCAGTTATCCGATCTCTCTCACAAGGATGTCCCTTGGCTCAGCACAGAAACTGGCAAGCCTCTTGATTACGAATCAGTTTTTTATCGCACTGCCGAAACCAGCATACGGAATTATGACCACACAGACAACGCGGATTGA
- a CDS encoding AAA family ATPase — MIIGLTGKNGAGKGEVAAVLKENGFIYFSLSDVLRDELTNRKEAVLRENLIKIGNELRKLGGPGVLAEKTMAKLDSDKNYVIDSIRNPEEVRVLRREPTFKLFHITALPAARFERIKTRAREGDPTTLEAFKSLEQREAANADPNAQQLDLVAKMRDVEIENNGTLEELREKVRPLVLTLLKAQPRPTWDEYFMEIARTVAMRSNCLKRKVAAVLVKDKRIISTGYNGTPRGITNCNEGGCPRCHSFSGSGKNLDECVCSHAEENAITQSAYHGVAIKDASIYTTFSPCLTCTKMIINSGIIEVIYNANYPLGEKSVELLKEAKISVRQI; from the coding sequence ATGATCATTGGCTTAACGGGAAAGAACGGGGCGGGTAAGGGTGAAGTGGCCGCCGTTTTAAAAGAAAATGGGTTTATTTATTTTTCGCTCTCCGATGTCCTGCGCGACGAATTAACCAATCGAAAAGAAGCTGTGTTGCGAGAAAATTTAATCAAAATTGGCAATGAACTGCGTAAACTTGGCGGGCCTGGCGTATTGGCCGAAAAGACCATGGCCAAGCTCGATAGCGATAAAAATTACGTGATTGATTCGATTCGCAACCCTGAAGAAGTTCGGGTGTTGCGGCGTGAACCTACTTTTAAATTATTCCATATCACCGCATTGCCTGCGGCCCGCTTCGAGCGCATTAAAACACGGGCACGCGAAGGCGACCCCACCACGTTAGAGGCCTTCAAAAGTTTAGAACAACGTGAGGCAGCTAATGCTGACCCCAACGCCCAGCAATTAGATTTAGTGGCCAAAATGCGAGATGTCGAAATTGAAAATAATGGCACTTTAGAAGAGCTGCGAGAAAAAGTGAGGCCTTTGGTTTTGACCTTGTTAAAAGCCCAACCCCGGCCCACCTGGGATGAATATTTTATGGAGATCGCTCGCACGGTAGCCATGCGCAGCAATTGTCTCAAACGCAAAGTAGCCGCCGTGTTGGTAAAAGACAAACGGATCATTTCAACGGGTTATAACGGCACGCCCCGTGGCATCACCAATTGTAACGAGGGCGGGTGCCCGCGTTGTCATAGTTTCTCAGGTTCGGGCAAAAATTTAGATGAATGTGTTTGTTCTCATGCCGAAGAAAATGCCATTACTCAGTCGGCCTATCATGGGGTAGCCATCAAAGACGCCTCGATTTACACCACCTTTTCGCCTTGCCTTACTTGCACCAAGATGATCATTAATTCGGGTATCATTGAGGTGATCTATAACGCCAATTATCCTTTAGGCGAAAAATCAGTCGAACTCCTCAAAGAAGCCAAAATTTCTGTTAGGCAAATCTAA
- a CDS encoding ribonuclease HI family protein, whose product MAKKLILYADGASRGNPGLGGAGAVLKDKTGKTLEEITYFVGQAVTNNVAEYTALLVGLEKALELETTEIDIFMDSELVVRQIKGEYQVKNEKLLEIFVQVQRLLKKFSSYKIQHIPREKNKEADRLSNQAINLRDMA is encoded by the coding sequence ATGGCTAAAAAACTCATCCTTTACGCCGATGGCGCCTCACGTGGTAACCCCGGCTTAGGGGGAGCAGGCGCGGTTCTTAAAGATAAAACCGGAAAAACTCTGGAAGAAATCACCTACTTTGTGGGCCAAGCGGTCACCAACAATGTGGCTGAATATACCGCCTTGCTCGTAGGTCTAGAAAAGGCCTTGGAATTAGAGACAACCGAGATAGACATCTTTATGGATAGCGAATTAGTGGTGCGCCAAATTAAAGGTGAGTATCAAGTTAAGAACGAAAAACTTTTAGAGATTTTCGTTCAAGTTCAAAGGCTATTAAAAAAATTTTCTTCTTATAAAATCCAACACATCCCCCGCGAAAAAAACAAAGAAGCCGATCGCCTTTCCAACCAAGCCATTAACTTAAGAGACATGGCTTAA